One stretch of Flavobacterium sp. 9 DNA includes these proteins:
- a CDS encoding AIR synthase related protein: protein MSSDSSKRYAQRGVSASKEDVHNAIKNIDKGLFPQAFCKIVPDYLTQDEEYCLIMHADGAGTKSSLAYMYWKETGDISVWKGIAQDALIMNIDDLLCVGATDNILLSSTIGRNKNLIPAEVISAIINGTEELINELKSFGVTIHSTGGETADVGDVVRTIIVDSTVTARMKRSDVVDNASIKAGDVIVGLTSFGQATYEKSYNGGMGSNGLTSARHDVFGKYLAKKYPESYDALVPEELIYSGQVNLTDAVENSPINAGQLVLSPTRTYAPIIKKILDTYTPNEIHGMVHCSGGAQTKILHFVQNLHIIKDNLFPVPPLFKLIQEQSKTDWKEMYQVFNCGHRMEIYVPENIAQDIIAISKSFNVDAQIVGRVEAADAKKLTITSEYGTFEY from the coding sequence ATGAGTTCAGATTCTAGCAAAAGGTACGCACAAAGAGGTGTTTCGGCATCAAAAGAAGACGTACACAACGCCATAAAAAACATCGATAAAGGTTTATTTCCTCAAGCATTTTGTAAAATCGTCCCTGATTATTTAACGCAGGACGAAGAATATTGCTTGATAATGCACGCAGACGGAGCAGGTACAAAGTCGTCATTAGCGTATATGTATTGGAAAGAAACCGGAGATATTTCAGTTTGGAAAGGAATCGCTCAAGATGCTTTAATCATGAATATCGACGATTTATTATGTGTTGGAGCAACAGATAATATCTTGCTTTCTTCTACAATTGGAAGAAATAAAAACTTAATTCCAGCCGAAGTTATTTCAGCAATCATCAATGGGACAGAAGAATTAATCAACGAATTAAAATCTTTTGGCGTAACTATTCATTCAACAGGAGGAGAAACTGCTGATGTTGGAGACGTAGTTCGTACCATAATTGTCGATTCTACCGTTACCGCTCGCATGAAACGCAGCGATGTAGTCGATAATGCAAGTATCAAAGCCGGAGACGTAATTGTAGGTTTGACTTCTTTTGGTCAGGCAACTTACGAAAAAAGCTATAATGGCGGAATGGGAAGCAATGGATTAACATCTGCGCGTCATGATGTTTTTGGAAAATATTTGGCTAAAAAATATCCGGAAAGTTACGATGCCCTTGTTCCAGAAGAATTAATTTATTCAGGTCAGGTAAATTTAACCGATGCCGTAGAGAACAGCCCAATCAATGCAGGTCAATTAGTACTTTCTCCAACGAGAACTTACGCGCCAATTATCAAGAAAATTTTAGACACTTATACACCAAACGAAATTCACGGAATGGTGCATTGCAGTGGAGGAGCACAGACAAAAATTTTACATTTCGTTCAAAACCTTCACATTATAAAAGATAATTTATTTCCGGTTCCACCATTATTTAAATTAATTCAGGAACAATCAAAAACAGATTGGAAAGAAATGTATCAGGTTTTCAATTGCGGTCACCGTATGGAAATCTACGTTCCGGAGAATATTGCACAAGATATTATTGCAATTTCAAAATCATTCAATGTCGATGCACAAATCGTAGGTAGAGTAGAAGCAGCCGATGCTAAAAAACTTACTATCACCAGCGAATACGGAACATTCGAGTATTAG
- a CDS encoding GH92 family glycosyl hydrolase, whose product MKCKSLLLGLTFLSLGYGNKMNAQKKIEKKNLIQYVDPMIGTAKMGHTYPGATVPFGSVQLSPETDTIAYSLNGKYNGDVYKYCAGYQYEDKTIVGFSHTHFSGTGHSDLGDFLIMPTTGKLQLNPGVASKPLSGYRSAFSHSTEKAEPAYYSVFLEDHKIKAELTATTRVGMHQYTFPKSDEAHIILDLTSGIYNYDKKNVWTFVRVENDTLITGYRQTNGWARTRTVYFAMSFSKPIKSYGQAAQEKSVYRGFWGRFDQTKNFPEMAGQNLKLFFDFNTEEGEKIKIKMALSPVSSAGALENMKKEVPGWDFEKVKKQSQEVWNNELNKIQIETIQKEDLVNFYTSMYHAFLGPTEYMDLDGNYKGLDMNVHKAENFKNYTSYSLWDTYRALHPLFNIVQPARNSDMISSMLAHSDQSVHKMLPIWSHYANENWCMIGYHSVSVVADAIVKGNGNFDKEKALQACINTAKVPYYDGLEYYMKMGYVPEDKNGSSVSKTLEYAYDDWAIAQAAKKLGKTEVYNEFIERSKNYKNVYDAKTGFMRPKLNDGTFKKEFDPLDTHGQGFIEGNSWNYSLYVPQDPAEMIKMMGGNDKFNVRLDSLFSMHLPDKYFENTEDITREGIIGNYVHGNEPSHHVVYLYDWTNSPWKAQDKIRMILKKMYRNGADGLGGNDDFGQMSAWYIFSSLGFYPVAPGSDEYALGSPLVKKAVFNLENGKNFEVETVNQSDKNVFVSKVLLNGKQLDKPFLKHANVINGGKITFYMSAKPNKKNYVN is encoded by the coding sequence ATGAAATGTAAAAGTCTTCTTTTGGGATTAACCTTTTTATCGCTGGGTTACGGCAATAAAATGAATGCACAAAAGAAAATAGAGAAAAAAAATCTAATTCAGTATGTCGATCCAATGATTGGTACAGCCAAGATGGGACATACTTATCCCGGAGCTACCGTTCCTTTTGGAAGTGTGCAATTAAGTCCTGAAACAGATACAATTGCTTACAGTTTAAACGGAAAATACAATGGCGATGTTTATAAATATTGCGCTGGATATCAATACGAAGACAAAACGATTGTAGGTTTTAGCCATACCCATTTTAGCGGAACAGGACATTCGGACTTAGGAGATTTTTTAATCATGCCAACAACCGGAAAATTACAATTGAATCCTGGAGTAGCCTCAAAACCATTGTCAGGTTATAGATCTGCGTTTTCACATTCAACCGAAAAAGCAGAACCAGCTTATTACAGCGTATTTCTTGAAGATCATAAAATCAAAGCCGAACTTACGGCAACGACAAGAGTTGGAATGCATCAATATACTTTTCCAAAGTCAGATGAAGCACATATTATTCTTGATTTAACTTCGGGAATCTATAATTATGATAAAAAGAATGTCTGGACATTTGTTCGCGTTGAGAATGACACATTAATCACAGGATATCGTCAGACAAACGGATGGGCGAGAACCAGAACTGTTTATTTTGCCATGTCTTTTAGTAAACCAATTAAAAGTTACGGACAAGCAGCACAGGAAAAAAGTGTTTACAGAGGTTTCTGGGGAAGATTTGATCAAACCAAAAACTTCCCTGAAATGGCGGGTCAAAACTTAAAATTGTTTTTTGATTTCAATACAGAAGAAGGAGAAAAAATCAAAATAAAAATGGCCTTATCGCCGGTAAGTTCTGCCGGAGCACTAGAAAATATGAAAAAAGAAGTTCCGGGTTGGGATTTCGAAAAAGTCAAAAAACAAAGTCAGGAAGTCTGGAATAACGAACTGAACAAAATTCAGATTGAAACCATTCAAAAGGAAGATTTAGTGAATTTTTATACCTCAATGTATCACGCTTTTTTAGGTCCAACAGAATACATGGATTTAGACGGGAATTACAAAGGTTTGGATATGAATGTTCATAAAGCCGAAAACTTTAAAAATTATACCAGTTATTCTTTGTGGGATACTTATAGAGCTTTACATCCTTTATTTAATATTGTTCAGCCTGCGAGAAACTCAGATATGATTAGTTCAATGTTGGCACATTCAGATCAAAGTGTGCATAAAATGTTGCCAATCTGGTCGCATTATGCCAATGAAAACTGGTGTATGATTGGTTATCATTCCGTGTCTGTTGTTGCCGATGCAATTGTAAAAGGAAACGGAAATTTTGATAAAGAGAAAGCGCTTCAGGCTTGTATAAATACAGCAAAAGTTCCGTATTACGACGGTTTAGAATATTATATGAAAATGGGTTACGTACCCGAAGATAAAAACGGATCTTCGGTTTCTAAAACATTAGAATATGCTTATGATGATTGGGCAATTGCTCAGGCAGCAAAAAAGTTAGGTAAAACAGAAGTTTATAATGAATTTATCGAAAGATCTAAAAATTACAAAAACGTTTACGATGCAAAAACAGGATTTATGCGTCCTAAATTGAATGACGGAACTTTCAAAAAAGAATTTGATCCGCTTGATACACACGGACAAGGTTTTATCGAAGGAAATTCATGGAATTATAGTTTATACGTTCCGCAAGATCCTGCAGAAATGATTAAAATGATGGGTGGAAATGACAAATTTAATGTTCGTTTGGATTCTTTATTCAGCATGCATTTACCGGACAAATATTTTGAAAATACAGAAGATATTACCAGAGAAGGAATCATAGGAAATTATGTGCACGGAAATGAACCTTCGCATCACGTTGTTTATCTATACGATTGGACAAATTCGCCATGGAAAGCGCAAGACAAAATCAGAATGATTCTGAAAAAAATGTACAGAAATGGTGCTGACGGTTTAGGTGGAAATGACGATTTTGGACAAATGAGCGCTTGGTATATTTTTAGCAGTTTAGGATTTTATCCAGTTGCTCCAGGTTCAGATGAATATGCTTTGGGAAGTCCGTTGGTTAAAAAAGCTGTTTTTAATTTAGAAAACGGAAAAAATTTCGAAGTAGAAACCGTAAATCAATCTGATAAAAATGTGTTTGTGAGTAAAGTACTTTTAAACGGAAAACAATTAGACAAGCCTTTCTTGAAACATGCAAATGTTATTAATGGCGGGAAAATTACTTTTTACATGAGTGCCAAACCTAACAAAAAGAATTACGTGAACTAA
- a CDS encoding carboxypeptidase regulatory-like domain-containing protein, with protein MMSNLYFKFCFLFFIVLSSCSEEKIDAVSYGTVTGKVVIADSFLPMENAKITSSPTSGTVFTDADGKFVMTNVKIGEYSFQAQKDGYIAKYESVTVTANNTSEVIFEIKKSTGNNKAPAIPALTAPTDNAVKQNTALDLTWTATDPDNDVLTFKVTLRNDANTDVKVFTDIKDKKLSLTGLLYGVKYFWQVTVNDGINADVLSAVSSFTTITFPTTRYLVVNKVGDNNVISSIDDAGNKYQLTANETNSWRPRRNTQAKKIAFIRASGGQNHIYTMNEDGSSITKITNSVPIAGFNSDYIGFSWNTSGSQIIYPNFDKLYRINNNGSGLVQIYKTPTGKFISECDWSNDGTKIALKVNDVSGYSVEIYVINMSGTVLTQVLFGYKGATNGLNFSITGQKLLYARDISEYENQNYRQLDSRIFEYNFATSTAVSITNEKPAGTNDYDPRYSPNEAEFIFTNTSNDGVSAKTVMKSGISTADTRVNLFSGFYMPDWE; from the coding sequence ATGATGAGTAACTTATATTTTAAATTTTGTTTTCTTTTTTTCATTGTGCTAAGTTCTTGCAGTGAAGAAAAAATAGACGCCGTAAGCTACGGAACCGTTACCGGAAAAGTAGTAATCGCAGACAGCTTTTTGCCAATGGAGAACGCAAAAATTACATCAAGCCCAACTTCTGGAACCGTTTTTACAGATGCCGACGGGAAATTTGTAATGACTAACGTAAAAATTGGAGAATACTCCTTTCAGGCTCAAAAAGATGGTTATATCGCAAAATACGAATCAGTAACTGTGACAGCCAACAATACATCTGAAGTTATATTTGAGATAAAAAAATCAACAGGAAATAACAAAGCGCCTGCAATTCCGGCTTTGACAGCTCCTACAGACAATGCCGTAAAACAAAATACAGCACTCGATCTTACCTGGACAGCAACAGATCCTGATAATGATGTTTTGACTTTTAAAGTCACTTTGCGAAATGATGCTAATACAGATGTAAAAGTTTTTACAGATATAAAAGATAAAAAATTATCACTAACAGGATTATTATATGGAGTAAAATACTTTTGGCAAGTAACCGTAAATGACGGAATAAACGCAGATGTTTTAAGCGCTGTAAGTTCATTTACCACAATAACATTCCCAACCACGAGATATTTGGTAGTTAATAAAGTGGGTGACAATAATGTAATATCTTCGATTGATGATGCAGGCAATAAATATCAACTCACGGCCAATGAAACCAATAGTTGGAGACCGAGAAGAAATACACAAGCCAAAAAAATCGCTTTTATAAGAGCCAGCGGAGGACAAAATCATATTTATACCATGAACGAAGACGGATCATCGATCACAAAAATCACAAACTCGGTTCCTATTGCAGGCTTTAATTCAGATTATATAGGCTTTAGTTGGAATACCTCAGGAAGCCAGATTATTTATCCGAATTTTGATAAACTCTACCGAATCAATAATAACGGAAGCGGTTTGGTACAAATTTATAAAACACCAACCGGCAAGTTTATATCAGAATGTGATTGGAGTAATGACGGCACGAAAATCGCTTTAAAAGTTAATGATGTCAGCGGTTATAGTGTAGAAATTTATGTTATAAATATGTCAGGAACCGTACTTACTCAGGTACTTTTCGGATATAAAGGAGCCACAAACGGATTAAATTTTTCGATAACCGGACAAAAACTGCTTTATGCCAGAGATATTTCTGAATATGAAAATCAGAATTACAGACAACTCGACAGCCGAATTTTTGAGTACAATTTTGCTACTTCAACTGCAGTATCAATTACCAACGAAAAACCAGCAGGAACGAATGATTATGATCCAAGATATTCGCCTAATGAAGCCGAATTTATTTTTACCAATACTTCAAATGATGGCGTATCTGCAAAAACTGTAATGAAAAGTGGTATTTCAACCGCAGATACACGCGTCAATTTATTTTCAGGATTCTATATGCCAGATTGGGAATAG
- a CDS encoding M949_RS01915 family surface polysaccharide biosynthesis protein, with the protein MKHYILLLLLSYSTFSFSQKVSSYKLTKDEIIQKELNGVSDFPIYKAFEYQDKGGVYELLFCENQKTISKKDTLNTKIQAISTMNDHGGFLEKWRINDLLENTEPKETNIWFWTKYCSTKDLDGDGYIDPIIVYGTRNEDNEIKRVKIITVYKNKKYAIRAVECDLDYCRSFKKDQNWNTLPQKIKTYVDQLLVKLRKEQDLLLKDG; encoded by the coding sequence ATGAAACATTATATTTTATTGCTGCTGCTTTCTTATTCAACTTTCAGCTTTTCACAAAAAGTAAGCAGTTATAAATTGACTAAAGACGAAATAATACAGAAAGAACTGAACGGAGTTTCTGATTTTCCTATTTACAAAGCTTTCGAATATCAGGATAAAGGCGGTGTTTATGAATTGCTTTTCTGTGAAAACCAGAAAACTATTTCTAAAAAAGACACTCTAAATACTAAGATTCAGGCGATTTCTACAATGAATGATCATGGTGGTTTTCTGGAAAAATGGAGAATTAATGATCTTTTAGAAAATACTGAACCAAAAGAAACTAACATTTGGTTCTGGACAAAATATTGCAGCACTAAAGATCTTGATGGCGATGGTTATATTGATCCTATTATTGTTTACGGAACTCGAAATGAGGATAATGAAATAAAACGCGTTAAAATCATTACGGTTTATAAGAACAAAAAATATGCAATTCGTGCCGTTGAATGTGATTTAGATTATTGCAGAAGTTTCAAAAAAGATCAAAATTGGAATACGCTTCCGCAGAAAATAAAAACTTATGTCGATCAATTGCTTGTGAAGCTAAGAAAGGAACAAGATTTATTGTTGAAAGATGGGTAG
- a CDS encoding CsgG/HfaB family protein — MRNHYLLLLFVFLFSGCGAFYNQPTGVEKAVLGESTPATSLLKELPKPKEQIVVGVYKFRDQTGQYKPQENGSNFSTAVTQGATSILLKALEDSKWFIPIERENIGNLLQERNLIRSTRQEYSKNPNPNEPQLTPLLYAGVLLEGGIISYDSNIITGGFGARYFGTGGSIKYRQDRVTVYLRMVSTSNGKILKSVYVSKTILSQAIDESLFKYVSFKRLLEVETGYTTNEPVHMAVTEAIEKAVQSLVLEGIQDNIWQADATPSELKIAMNKYETENEVADRTALYGRDLEPRRSKFAIEIDGGTSLIDGDYVNPVLKPMGRGALKWFITPSLNLSASTNAVLLANKDLLDVGYLTYDLNLELLLLPRDKFSPYIYGGGGFGMNKKFENTHSKVQFGAGVEYLVSNAIGIKLFGEYNVNFSDNLDYIEAGVRDDYYYKFGLGLTYYFSSHKNKSKK, encoded by the coding sequence ATGAGAAATCACTATTTATTGCTGTTATTTGTTTTTTTATTTTCGGGTTGCGGTGCTTTTTACAATCAGCCAACCGGAGTAGAAAAAGCAGTTCTGGGCGAAAGCACACCAGCAACTTCTCTATTAAAAGAACTTCCAAAACCAAAAGAACAAATTGTAGTTGGAGTTTATAAATTTAGAGATCAGACAGGACAATACAAACCTCAGGAAAACGGAAGCAATTTTAGTACCGCCGTAACTCAGGGCGCAACTTCGATATTGCTAAAAGCGCTGGAAGATTCTAAATGGTTTATACCAATCGAACGTGAAAATATTGGAAACTTATTGCAGGAACGAAACCTTATTCGATCTACAAGACAAGAGTATTCAAAAAATCCAAATCCAAATGAACCACAATTAACACCATTGTTATACGCAGGAGTTCTACTGGAAGGCGGAATTATCTCGTATGATTCCAATATTATTACAGGCGGTTTTGGAGCTCGATATTTTGGTACCGGCGGTTCTATAAAATACCGTCAGGATCGTGTAACGGTTTATTTGAGAATGGTTTCAACCTCAAACGGAAAAATTTTGAAATCAGTTTACGTCTCAAAAACAATCTTGTCACAAGCAATAGACGAAAGTTTGTTTAAGTATGTAAGCTTTAAAAGATTACTTGAAGTAGAAACAGGATATACTACAAACGAACCTGTTCATATGGCAGTTACCGAAGCTATAGAAAAAGCAGTTCAATCATTGGTTTTAGAAGGAATTCAGGACAATATCTGGCAAGCAGATGCAACGCCATCAGAATTGAAAATCGCCATGAACAAATATGAAACCGAGAACGAAGTCGCAGACCGTACCGCATTATATGGAAGAGATTTAGAGCCAAGACGTTCTAAGTTTGCTATCGAAATTGATGGAGGAACTTCACTTATTGATGGCGATTATGTAAATCCGGTTTTAAAACCAATGGGACGTGGCGCTTTAAAATGGTTCATTACACCCAGTCTTAATCTAAGCGCTTCTACAAATGCAGTTTTGCTCGCCAATAAGGATTTACTTGATGTGGGATATCTCACTTATGATTTAAATCTGGAACTTTTACTGCTGCCAAGAGATAAATTTAGTCCTTATATATATGGTGGCGGAGGATTTGGAATGAATAAGAAATTTGAAAACACACATTCTAAAGTACAGTTTGGTGCAGGAGTAGAATATCTCGTATCGAATGCTATCGGAATTAAATTATTTGGAGAATATAATGTCAATTTTAGTGATAATCTGGATTATATCGAGGCAGGAGTCCGAGATGATTATTACTATAAATTCGGATTGGGATTGACGTATTATTTTTCGAGTCATAAAAATAAGAGTAAAAAATAG
- a CDS encoding GNAT family N-acetyltransferase, translated as MNTTSNFSFSDNIILEDDLVLLRPLQESDVDNLLEISINEPETWKYSLVGADGKENLIKYIQSAIKAREDKKEFPFIVFDKKTQKYAGSTRFYDIQLEYKTLQLGYTWYGSAFRGTGLNKHCKFLLLQFAFETLGMERVEFRADNNNERSVAAMKSIGCKVEGVLRSHMPTANSEVRRDSIVLSILRDEWFAEVKENLRKKL; from the coding sequence ATGAATACAACATCAAATTTCAGTTTCTCAGACAACATTATCCTTGAAGACGATTTAGTTTTATTGCGTCCATTACAAGAATCCGACGTCGATAATTTATTAGAAATCTCGATCAACGAGCCAGAAACCTGGAAGTATTCATTAGTTGGTGCAGACGGAAAAGAAAATTTGATAAAATACATCCAATCGGCAATAAAAGCGCGAGAAGACAAAAAAGAATTTCCGTTTATTGTATTCGATAAAAAAACTCAAAAATACGCAGGATCAACACGTTTTTACGATATTCAATTAGAGTACAAAACCCTGCAATTAGGATATACGTGGTACGGTTCAGCCTTTAGAGGAACCGGACTCAACAAACACTGCAAATTTTTATTGCTGCAATTTGCTTTCGAAACACTCGGAATGGAGCGTGTAGAATTCCGTGCTGATAATAATAACGAGCGAAGTGTCGCTGCGATGAAAAGCATCGGTTGCAAAGTCGAAGGCGTTTTAAGAAGCCACATGCCAACTGCAAACAGTGAAGTAAGACGTGATTCTATAGTTCTAAGCATTCTAAGAGATGAATGGTTTGCTGAGGTAAAAGAAAATTTAAGGAAGAAATTATAG
- a CDS encoding DUF2805 domain-containing protein — protein MKKSNRKELNWEQTERLVSLALEEKNPFEIIKKEFGLAEKEVLEIMKKKMPLEKFEMWKKKAIANKPKPKPVKIDDFDEDLDGKYYIKNKLD, from the coding sequence ATGAAAAAGAGTAACCGCAAAGAATTGAATTGGGAACAAACGGAAAGACTTGTTTCGTTAGCTTTAGAAGAAAAAAATCCATTTGAAATCATAAAAAAAGAATTTGGATTAGCAGAAAAAGAAGTTCTGGAAATCATGAAAAAGAAAATGCCTCTTGAAAAATTTGAGATGTGGAAAAAGAAGGCCATTGCTAATAAACCAAAACCAAAACCAGTTAAAATAGATGATTTTGATGAAGATTTGGATGGTAAATATTATATAAAAAACAAACTAGACTAA
- a CDS encoding peptidase M61 yields the protein MKKILYTLALAVTLWSCKTGSSSGAAKSNVVEVNINLVDVKDDKVLVTVTPPQIKTDEIIYSIPKTVPGTYSTDNYGKYSDSFKAFDDKGKELTVKRIDDNSWSISNAKTLKKVTYLVGDTFDTEKGTGFGNDDVFSPAGTNINAGINFLVNTHGFVGYFQDKLEVPYKVTITHPETLWGATSMTDEDASKTSDVFTTSRYAVLVENPIMYSKPDYTTFNVNGMDILIAVYSPTGKFTAESITPEMKTMMTAQKNFLGKVNANKKYTVLVYLSSMAKDDAHGFGALEHPTATTVVLPESMPKEKLVETMKDVVSHEFFHIVTPLTIHSKEIQFFDYNAPKMSEHLWMYEGVTEYFANLFQINQGLINESEFYTRIADKIEQSKSLNDTMPFTVMSKNVLEQPYKDQYLNVYQKGALIGMCIDIIIREKSNGERGILDLMHKLSAEYGVEKPFNDEDLFAKITQLTYPEVGEFLNKYVAGPTPIPYDFYLAKVGVTKASEKTPGSIFIKGQNPYISVDKATKAINVRPDIDLNVFFTNLNLKAGDVIVSVNNKAYSLDNIYDLITESENWKENDPITLQIKRAGKEETIKGTVKVPFEEKETFKATDASKEKLRNAWLKG from the coding sequence ATGAAAAAAATACTTTATACTTTAGCTCTTGCAGTAACGCTTTGGAGCTGTAAAACAGGAAGTTCTTCAGGCGCTGCAAAAAGCAATGTTGTAGAGGTCAATATTAATCTTGTCGATGTAAAAGATGACAAAGTTCTCGTAACTGTTACTCCTCCACAGATTAAAACTGACGAAATCATTTATAGCATTCCTAAAACAGTTCCGGGAACTTATTCTACGGATAATTACGGAAAATACTCTGATTCTTTTAAGGCTTTTGATGATAAAGGAAAAGAATTAACTGTAAAAAGAATTGACGATAACTCTTGGTCAATTTCTAATGCTAAAACATTAAAAAAAGTTACTTATTTGGTAGGTGACACATTTGATACTGAAAAAGGAACCGGATTTGGTAACGACGATGTATTCTCGCCAGCGGGAACAAACATCAATGCAGGAATCAATTTCTTAGTTAACACGCACGGTTTTGTAGGTTATTTTCAAGATAAACTAGAAGTTCCTTACAAAGTTACAATAACACATCCTGAAACACTTTGGGGAGCAACTTCAATGACTGACGAAGATGCAAGCAAAACAAGCGACGTTTTTACAACATCACGTTATGCAGTTTTGGTAGAGAATCCAATTATGTACTCAAAACCGGATTATACTACATTTAACGTAAACGGAATGGATATTTTAATCGCTGTTTATTCTCCAACAGGAAAATTTACTGCAGAAAGCATCACTCCGGAAATGAAGACAATGATGACGGCGCAGAAAAACTTTTTAGGAAAAGTAAATGCTAATAAAAAATATACAGTTTTAGTGTATTTATCATCTATGGCAAAAGACGACGCTCACGGTTTTGGAGCTTTAGAGCATCCAACTGCAACTACGGTTGTTTTACCGGAATCTATGCCAAAAGAAAAATTAGTAGAAACGATGAAAGATGTCGTTTCTCATGAGTTTTTTCATATTGTGACTCCATTGACTATCCACTCAAAAGAAATTCAGTTTTTTGATTATAATGCGCCTAAAATGTCTGAGCATTTATGGATGTATGAAGGTGTAACAGAATATTTTGCTAATCTTTTTCAAATCAACCAAGGTTTGATTAATGAATCTGAATTCTATACTCGTATTGCTGATAAAATCGAACAATCAAAATCATTAAATGACACAATGCCATTTACTGTAATGAGTAAAAATGTATTAGAGCAGCCGTACAAAGATCAATACTTAAATGTGTACCAAAAAGGTGCCCTAATTGGAATGTGTATTGATATTATCATCAGAGAAAAAAGCAACGGAGAAAGAGGTATTCTTGATTTAATGCATAAATTATCTGCTGAATATGGTGTTGAAAAACCATTTAATGATGAAGATCTTTTTGCAAAAATCACTCAATTGACATATCCTGAAGTTGGAGAATTTTTGAATAAATATGTGGCTGGACCAACTCCAATTCCTTATGATTTTTATTTAGCAAAAGTTGGTGTTACAAAAGCTTCTGAGAAAACTCCCGGGTCAATTTTCATCAAAGGACAAAACCCATACATTAGCGTAGATAAAGCAACTAAAGCAATTAATGTTCGCCCTGATATCGATCTAAACGTATTTTTTACGAACTTAAATCTAAAAGCCGGAGACGTAATTGTTTCTGTAAATAATAAAGCATATAGTCTTGACAATATTTATGATTTGATTACAGAAAGTGAAAACTGGAAAGAAAATGATCCGATCACTCTTCAAATCAAACGTGCAGGAAAAGAGGAAACTATCAAAGGAACTGTAAAAGTACCTTTTGAAGAAAAAGAAACTTTTAAAGCAACTGACGCTTCTAAAGAGAAACTTAGAAATGCTTGGTTAAAAGGATAA
- a CDS encoding sterol desaturase family protein, with the protein MNEVIAYFSTIPSAHRSLILVGGITFFWIIENTFPLFQMQYKKWHHAGINFFLTLTTIIINFLLAFILIKTASWTTENHFGILQWLPEIPILLYTLIGLLLLDLIGAYLPHYIQHKIKFLWRFHIVHHTDTWIDTTTANRHHPGESVIRFVFTTLGVLIVGTPMWMVFLYQTLSVVATQFNHANISLPNKLDIFLSYFIVSPNMHKVHHHYVVPYTDSNYGNIFSVWDRLFGTFTTLSKDKLIYGVDTHMLPEENNKLKNLLKIPFQKSRSIKNS; encoded by the coding sequence ATGAATGAAGTAATTGCATATTTCAGTACGATTCCCTCTGCACATCGAAGTTTAATTCTGGTTGGAGGAATAACTTTTTTCTGGATTATAGAGAACACCTTTCCCCTATTTCAGATGCAATATAAAAAATGGCATCATGCAGGAATCAACTTTTTCCTGACATTGACAACCATTATCATTAATTTTTTACTGGCTTTTATCTTAATCAAAACAGCATCGTGGACAACTGAAAATCATTTTGGAATTTTACAATGGCTTCCGGAGATTCCAATTTTGCTTTATACCTTAATCGGATTGCTTTTATTGGATTTAATCGGGGCTTATTTACCGCATTATATTCAACATAAAATAAAATTCCTGTGGCGTTTTCATATTGTCCATCATACAGACACGTGGATTGACACAACAACTGCCAACAGACATCATCCGGGAGAAAGCGTAATTCGTTTTGTATTTACAACTCTTGGGGTTCTGATCGTAGGAACTCCAATGTGGATGGTCTTTTTGTACCAAACCTTGTCAGTTGTAGCGACGCAGTTTAATCACGCTAATATTTCGCTGCCAAATAAACTAGATATTTTTCTGAGTTATTTTATTGTTTCTCCCAATATGCATAAAGTACATCATCATTATGTTGTTCCTTACACAGACAGTAATTACGGAAACATATTTTCGGTTTGGGATCGTCTTTTTGGAACTTTTACAACATTATCCAAAGACAAATTAATCTATGGCGTTGACACACATATGCTGCCTGAAGAAAACAATAAATTGAAAAATTTATTGAAAATTCCGTTTCAAAAATCGAGATCTATAAAAAACAGTTAA